The following proteins are co-located in the Pseudomonas fluorescens genome:
- a CDS encoding polyurethane esterase yields the protein MGIFDYKNLGTEGSKALFADAMAITLYSYHNLDNGFAVGYQHNGLGLGLPATLVGALLGSTNSQGVIPGIPWNPDSEKAALEAVQNAGWTPISASTLGYGGKVDARGTYFGEKAGYTTAQVEVLGKYDDAGKLLEIGIGFRGTSGPRETLISDSIGDLVSDLLAALGPKDYAKNYAGEAFGGLLKNVADYAAAHGLTGKDVVVSGHSLGGLAVNSMADLSTNKWSGFYTDANYVAYASPTQSAGDKVLNIGYENDPVFRALDGSSFNLSSLGVHDKPHESTTDNIVSFNDHYASTLWNVLPFSIVNLPTWVSHLPTAYGDGMTRILDSGFYDQMTRDSTVIVANLSDPARATTWVQDLNRNAEPHKGNTFIIGSDGNDLIQGGKGADFIEGGKGNDTIRDNSGHNTFLFSGQFGNDRVIGYQTTDKLVFQDVQGSTDLRDHAKVVGADTVLTFGADSVTLVGVGHGGLWADGVSIG from the coding sequence ATGGGTATCTTTGACTATAAAAACCTCGGCACCGAGGGTTCCAAAGCGCTGTTTGCCGACGCCATGGCGATCACGTTGTACTCCTACCACAACCTGGATAACGGCTTTGCCGTGGGTTACCAGCACAATGGCTTGGGGCTTGGTTTGCCGGCCACGCTGGTGGGTGCACTGCTCGGCAGCACGAATTCACAGGGTGTCATTCCGGGCATTCCCTGGAACCCGGATTCGGAAAAAGCCGCGCTGGAGGCGGTGCAAAACGCCGGTTGGACGCCCATCAGTGCAAGCACCCTCGGCTACGGCGGCAAAGTCGACGCGCGCGGCACGTACTTTGGCGAAAAAGCCGGTTACACCACCGCTCAGGTCGAGGTGCTGGGCAAGTACGATGACGCCGGCAAATTGCTGGAAATCGGCATCGGTTTTCGCGGCACGTCGGGGCCGCGGGAAACCTTGATCAGCGACTCCATCGGCGACCTGGTCAGCGATCTGCTTGCGGCCCTGGGCCCCAAGGATTACGCAAAGAACTACGCCGGCGAAGCGTTCGGCGGGCTGCTCAAAAACGTCGCCGATTACGCCGCTGCCCATGGCCTTACCGGCAAGGACGTGGTGGTCAGCGGCCACAGCCTGGGCGGCCTGGCGGTCAACAGCATGGCGGATTTAAGCACCAACAAATGGTCGGGCTTCTACACGGACGCCAACTACGTGGCCTATGCATCGCCGACCCAAAGCGCCGGCGACAAGGTGCTCAACATCGGCTATGAAAACGACCCGGTGTTTCGCGCGCTGGACGGCTCATCCTTCAATCTGTCGTCCCTGGGCGTGCACGACAAGCCCCACGAGTCGACCACCGATAACATCGTCAGCTTCAACGACCACTACGCCTCGACCCTGTGGAATGTGCTGCCGTTCTCCATCGTCAACCTGCCGACCTGGGTCTCGCACCTGCCGACCGCATACGGCGACGGCATGACGCGCATCCTCGACTCCGGGTTCTATGACCAGATGACCCGTGACTCCACGGTAATCGTCGCCAACCTGTCCGACCCGGCGCGGGCCACTACGTGGGTGCAGGACCTCAACCGCAATGCCGAACCGCACAAGGGCAATACCTTCATTATTGGCAGCGATGGCAACGACCTGATCCAGGGTGGCAAGGGCGCGGACTTTATCGAAGGCGGCAAAGGCAATGACACGATCCGCGACAACAGTGGGCATAACACCTTCCTGTTCAGTGGCCAGTTCGGCAACGATCGCGTGATTGGCTACCAGACCACCGACAAGCTGGTGTTCCAGGACGTGCAGGGGAGCACCGACCTGCGTGACCATGCCAAAGTGGTCGGCGCGGACACGGTGCTCACGTTTGGCGCCGACTCGGTGACCCTGGTTGGCGTCGGCCATGGCGGCCTGTGGGCGGACGGCGTCAGCATCGGCTGA
- a CDS encoding HlyD family type I secretion periplasmic adaptor subunit gives MSSLIVEPRFEQRDAGFFVRMGWLLTLVGAGGFFLWASLAPLDQGIPVQGTVVVSGKRKAVQTFSPGVVSRILVKEGELVKQGQPLFRLDQTQNQADVQSLQAQYRMAWASVARWQSERDNRSSITFPAELSANPDPALALVLEGQRQLFSSRREAFAREQAGIRANIDGATSQLSGMRRARSDLTAQAQSLRDQLSNLQPLADNGYIPRNRLMEYQRQLSQVQQDLAQNTGESGRVEQGILESRLKLQQHSEEYQKEVRSQLADAQLRSLTLEQQLTSAGFNLQHSEINAPADGIAVNLGVHTEGAVVRAGETLLEIVPQGTRLEVEGHLPVHLVDKVGTHLPVDILFTAFNQSRTPRVPGEVSLISADQMLDEKTGAPYYVLRTTVSEVALAKLHGLVIKPGMPAEMFVRTGERSLLNYLFKPLLDRAGSALTEE, from the coding sequence ATGAGCAGCCTTATTGTTGAACCCCGTTTTGAACAGCGTGACGCCGGTTTCTTTGTCCGTATGGGCTGGTTGCTGACCCTGGTCGGCGCCGGTGGTTTTTTCCTCTGGGCCAGCCTGGCCCCGCTGGACCAGGGCATTCCGGTGCAAGGCACGGTGGTGGTGTCGGGCAAGCGCAAGGCGGTGCAAACCTTCAGCCCCGGCGTGGTCAGCCGGATCCTGGTGAAGGAGGGTGAGCTGGTCAAGCAGGGCCAGCCGCTGTTTCGCCTCGACCAGACCCAGAATCAGGCCGACGTGCAATCCCTGCAAGCCCAGTACCGCATGGCCTGGGCCAGTGTGGCGCGCTGGCAGAGTGAACGCGACAACCGCTCCAGCATTACCTTTCCTGCCGAGTTGAGCGCCAACCCTGATCCAGCGTTGGCGCTCGTTCTGGAAGGCCAGCGCCAACTGTTCAGCAGCCGCCGCGAAGCGTTTGCCCGCGAACAAGCCGGTATCCGCGCGAACATTGACGGCGCCACCTCACAGTTGAGCGGCATGCGTCGGGCCCGCAGCGACCTGACCGCCCAGGCGCAATCGCTGCGTGACCAACTGAGCAACCTGCAACCGTTGGCCGACAACGGCTACATCCCGCGTAACCGGCTTATGGAATACCAGCGCCAACTGTCCCAGGTGCAGCAAGACCTGGCGCAGAACACCGGCGAAAGCGGGCGTGTAGAGCAGGGCATCCTGGAGTCACGCCTGAAGTTGCAGCAGCACAGCGAGGAATATCAAAAGGAAGTCCGCAGCCAACTGGCCGATGCGCAACTGCGCAGCCTGACCCTTGAGCAGCAGCTCACCTCAGCGGGCTTCAACCTGCAACACAGCGAAATCAACGCGCCGGCCGATGGCATTGCGGTCAACCTTGGCGTGCACACCGAAGGTGCCGTGGTGCGGGCGGGCGAGACCCTGCTGGAAATCGTGCCGCAAGGCACGCGCCTGGAAGTCGAAGGGCATTTGCCGGTGCACCTGGTGGACAAAGTCGGCACGCACTTGCCGGTCGATATCCTCTTCACCGCCTTCAACCAGAGCCGCACGCCGCGCGTGCCGGGGGAAGTCAGCCTGATCTCCGCCGACCAGATGCTCGATGAAAAAACCGGCGCGCCGTATTACGTGCTGCGCACCACCGTGAGCGAGGTGGCGCTGGCGAAGTTGCATGGCCTGGTGATCAAGCCGGGCATGCCCGCCGAGATGTTCGTGCGCACGGGTGAGCGCTCGTTACTGAATTACCTGTTCAAGCCGCTGCTCGATCGCGCCGGCTCTGCGTTGACTGAGGAATGA
- a CDS encoding YgdI/YgdR family lipoprotein has product MNMKNLGLPLVALTFLLLAGCSTQTVVTLQNGTQYLTKDTPKTKTADGFYEFTDIAGKHIRVKADDVATVRNEK; this is encoded by the coding sequence ATGAACATGAAGAATTTGGGTCTTCCACTGGTTGCACTCACTTTTCTGCTGTTGGCGGGTTGCTCCACGCAAACCGTCGTGACACTGCAAAACGGCACACAGTATTTGACCAAGGACACCCCCAAGACCAAAACGGCCGACGGTTTCTATGAATTCACCGATATCGCCGGCAAGCACATCCGCGTCAAGGCGGATGATGTCGCGACAGTGCGCAACGAAAAGTAA
- a CDS encoding TolC family outer membrane protein: protein MKPVFLALLLSCTSAQAAMGPFDVYEQALRNDPVFLGAIKERDAGLENRTIGRAGLLPRLSYNYNKGRNNSKATLPDGRGGNYHDNRNYDSYGSTLSLQQPLFDYEAYANYRKGVAQALFADESFRDKSQALLVRVLSYYTQALFAQDQIDIARAKKKAFEQQFQQNRHLFQQGEGTRTDILEAESRYELATAEEIQALDEQDASLRELGALIGVQSVNINDLAPLNQSFAAFTLTPANYDTWHELAISNNPTLASQRQAVEVARYEVERNRAGHLPKITAFASTRQQESDSGNTYNQRYDTNTIGVEVSLPLYAGGAVSASTRQASRSMEQAEYELEGKTRETLIELRRQFSACLSGVSKLRAYQKALASAEALVVSTKQSILGGERVNLDALNAEQQLYSTRRDLAQARYDYLMAWTKLHYYAGNLRDTDLAKVDEAFGPVK, encoded by the coding sequence ATGAAGCCTGTGTTCCTCGCCTTGCTATTGAGCTGCACCAGTGCCCAGGCCGCCATGGGCCCGTTTGATGTCTACGAGCAGGCCCTGCGTAACGACCCGGTGTTTCTGGGGGCCATCAAGGAGCGCGACGCCGGCCTGGAAAACCGCACCATCGGCCGCGCCGGGCTGCTGCCCAGGCTCTCGTACAACTACAACAAGGGCCGCAACAACTCCAAAGCCACCTTGCCCGACGGGCGCGGCGGTAATTACCACGACAACCGCAACTACGACAGCTATGGCTCGACGCTCAGCTTGCAGCAGCCGCTGTTTGACTACGAAGCCTATGCCAACTATCGCAAGGGTGTGGCCCAGGCGCTGTTTGCCGATGAAAGCTTTCGCGACAAGAGCCAGGCGCTGCTGGTGCGGGTGCTGAGCTATTACACCCAGGCGCTGTTTGCCCAGGACCAGATCGACATTGCCCGCGCCAAAAAGAAGGCCTTCGAGCAGCAGTTCCAGCAGAACCGGCACCTGTTCCAGCAGGGCGAGGGCACCCGCACCGATATCCTCGAAGCCGAATCCCGTTACGAGCTGGCCACCGCCGAAGAAATCCAGGCGCTGGATGAACAAGACGCGTCGTTACGCGAGTTGGGCGCGTTGATCGGCGTGCAGAGCGTCAACATCAATGACCTGGCGCCGCTGAACCAAAGCTTTGCCGCCTTCACGTTGACCCCGGCCAACTACGACACCTGGCATGAGCTGGCGATCAGCAATAACCCCACGCTGGCCTCCCAGCGTCAGGCCGTCGAAGTCGCGCGCTATGAAGTGGAGCGCAACCGCGCCGGGCATCTGCCGAAGATCACCGCGTTTGCCAGTACACGCCAGCAGGAGTCCGACAGCGGCAACACCTACAACCAGCGCTACGACACCAACACCATCGGCGTCGAAGTGAGCCTGCCGCTGTATGCCGGTGGTGCCGTCTCGGCCTCCACCCGTCAGGCCAGTCGCAGCATGGAGCAGGCTGAGTACGAGCTGGAAGGCAAAACCCGCGAAACCCTGATTGAGCTGCGTCGCCAGTTCAGCGCCTGCCTGTCGGGGGTGAGCAAGTTGCGCGCCTATCAAAAAGCCCTGGCGTCGGCCGAGGCGCTGGTGGTGTCGACCAAGCAAAGCATCCTCGGCGGCGAGCGGGTCAACCTCGACGCGTTGAACGCCGAGCAGCAGTTGTACAGCACCCGTCGCGACCTGGCCCAGGCCCGGTATGACTACCTGATGGCCTGGACCAAATTGCACTACTACGCGGGCAACTTGCGCGACACCGACCTTGCGAAAGTCGATGAGGCCTTCGGCCCTGTGAAATGA
- the eprS gene encoding autotransporter serine peptidase EprS, which produces MITDSPRFKPFTAGSLLLLSVAAQAAYTETGQAGNPASWRSAEFQSDWGLGRMKADEAYAAGITGSGVKVGALDSGFDPNHPEAAKDRYHAVTATGTYVDGRPFSTTGALNPNNDSHGTHVTGTMGAARDGAGMHGVAYNAQIYVGNTNANDSFLFGPTPDPKYFKTVYSALVDSGVRAINNSWGSQPKDVSYQTLGDLHAAYAQHYNQGTWLDAAADVAKAGVINVFSAGNSGYANASVRSALPYFQPELEGHWLAVSGLDKANNQKYNKCGIAKYWCISTPGALINSTIPDGGYGVKSGTSMSAPHATGALALVMERYPYMTNEQALQVLLTTATQLDGSITQAPNTIVGWGVPDLGRAMHGPGQLLGSMNVNLAAGQGDVWSNGIADQALVQRQAEDRAEHSAWQQTLIDKGWQNGVGANASQQDLTDYAVGTARDQAAAHRVYEGSLIKSGAGSLVLSGDSTYRGATSVNGGLLAVNGSLTSAVTVNDSGTLGGSGRIGALSVNRGGTVAPGNSVGTLQVAGDVNLGAGSTYAVELTPTSSDRIVAGGKAVLGGGTVTLALENSPTLLSQSQVQSLIGRQYSILQAAGGIQGQFGQVLPNYLFLGGTLDYAANGVQLDVGRNNATFASVAATRNQRNVAAAAEQLGAGNPVYESVLLSDSVATARQGLQQLSGEIYPAIGAMLINDSLQLRDAVGERLRHVPVNGESNLWLKALGAWGKTDSRSETAGANTSIGGLLAGVDGALDEQTRVGVVAGYSDSSLNMGSGTHSSASIDSYHFGAYAGRELGDWRVSAGGAYSWHRGDVKRELQYGEVSGKQKTKLDARTAQLFTEAAYRIHLQPLALEPFANLAYVHLDSDAFHEKGAAAALERGSDRRDAVLSTLGLRALKTLPLNDHQQLELSGSLGWQHSLTAVDSEEHLAFVAGGPSFAVRSSPLLRDAALVGVQASLALSKATRVNLDYHGQLGGREKTQGVGLSLNWQF; this is translated from the coding sequence ATGATCACCGATTCACCGCGTTTCAAACCGTTTACTGCAGGCTCTTTGCTCCTGTTGTCCGTTGCGGCACAGGCGGCGTATACCGAGACCGGCCAAGCCGGTAACCCTGCCAGTTGGCGCTCCGCCGAATTCCAGAGCGACTGGGGCCTGGGGCGCATGAAGGCGGATGAAGCCTATGCCGCCGGCATCACCGGCAGCGGGGTCAAGGTCGGCGCGCTGGACTCAGGCTTCGATCCCAATCACCCCGAGGCCGCCAAAGACCGTTATCACGCCGTCACCGCCACAGGCACCTACGTCGATGGCCGCCCGTTCAGCACCACCGGTGCGCTCAACCCCAATAACGACTCCCACGGCACCCATGTCACCGGCACCATGGGTGCCGCGCGAGATGGCGCAGGCATGCACGGTGTGGCCTACAACGCGCAAATCTATGTGGGCAATACCAACGCCAACGACAGCTTCTTGTTTGGCCCGACGCCGGACCCCAAGTATTTCAAGACGGTGTACAGCGCGTTGGTGGATTCCGGTGTGCGGGCCATCAACAACAGCTGGGGCAGCCAGCCCAAGGACGTCAGCTACCAAACCCTCGGTGACCTGCACGCGGCTTACGCCCAGCACTACAACCAGGGCACGTGGCTGGATGCCGCAGCGGATGTGGCAAAGGCCGGCGTTATCAACGTGTTCAGTGCCGGTAACAGCGGTTATGCGAACGCGAGCGTGCGTTCGGCGTTGCCGTATTTCCAGCCGGAACTGGAAGGCCACTGGTTGGCGGTGTCGGGTTTGGACAAGGCGAATAACCAGAAATACAACAAGTGCGGGATCGCCAAATACTGGTGCATTTCCACCCCCGGCGCGCTGATCAACAGCACCATTCCCGACGGCGGATACGGGGTCAAATCCGGCACCTCGATGTCGGCACCGCATGCCACGGGCGCGCTGGCGCTGGTGATGGAGCGCTACCCGTACATGACCAATGAGCAGGCGTTGCAGGTGCTGTTGACCACTGCCACCCAGCTCGACGGTTCTATCACTCAAGCACCGAATACTATCGTGGGCTGGGGCGTGCCGGACCTCGGCCGGGCCATGCACGGGCCGGGGCAATTGCTTGGCAGCATGAACGTCAACCTTGCGGCCGGGCAGGGCGATGTGTGGAGCAACGGCATCGCCGACCAAGCGTTGGTTCAGCGCCAGGCCGAAGACCGCGCCGAGCACAGCGCCTGGCAACAAACCCTGATCGACAAGGGTTGGCAGAACGGCGTGGGCGCAAATGCCAGCCAACAGGACCTGACCGATTACGCCGTTGGCACTGCCCGTGATCAGGCCGCGGCGCACCGCGTGTACGAGGGCAGCCTGATCAAATCCGGCGCCGGCAGCCTGGTACTCAGCGGCGACAGCACCTATCGCGGTGCGACCAGCGTCAATGGCGGCCTGCTGGCAGTCAACGGCTCATTGACCTCAGCGGTGACCGTCAACGACAGCGGCACCCTTGGCGGTTCCGGGCGCATCGGCGCCTTAAGCGTCAACCGCGGCGGCACCGTGGCACCGGGCAATTCGGTAGGCACCTTGCAGGTGGCCGGTGATGTGAACCTGGGCGCGGGCTCCACCTATGCCGTGGAACTCACGCCCACCAGCAGCGACCGTATCGTCGCCGGCGGCAAAGCCGTGCTCGGCGGCGGCACCGTGACCCTGGCGCTGGAAAACAGCCCCACACTGCTCAGCCAGAGCCAAGTGCAAAGCCTGATCGGCCGCCAATACAGCATCCTCCAGGCGGCGGGTGGCATTCAGGGCCAGTTTGGCCAAGTGCTGCCGAATTACCTGTTCCTCGGCGGCACCCTCGATTACGCCGCCAACGGCGTGCAGTTGGACGTGGGGCGCAACAACGCCACATTCGCCAGCGTCGCCGCCACCCGTAACCAGCGCAACGTTGCGGCCGCCGCCGAGCAACTCGGCGCCGGCAACCCAGTGTATGAGAGCGTGTTGTTGTCGGACTCGGTCGCCACCGCCCGCCAAGGCTTGCAGCAACTGTCCGGTGAAATCTACCCGGCGATTGGCGCGATGCTGATCAACGACAGCCTGCAACTGCGCGACGCTGTCGGCGAGCGCCTGCGCCATGTGCCGGTGAACGGTGAAAGCAACCTGTGGCTCAAGGCGCTCGGCGCCTGGGGCAAGACCGACAGCCGCAGCGAAACGGCTGGCGCCAACACCTCGATCGGCGGCCTGCTGGCCGGTGTAGACGGTGCACTCGACGAGCAGACCCGTGTGGGTGTGGTTGCCGGCTACAGCGACAGCTCGCTGAATATGGGCAGCGGCACGCATTCGTCGGCGTCCATCGACAGTTACCACTTCGGCGCGTATGCCGGGCGTGAATTGGGCGACTGGCGCGTCAGCGCCGGCGGTGCCTACAGCTGGCATCGCGGCGATGTGAAGCGTGAGTTGCAATACGGCGAAGTCAGCGGCAAGCAAAAGACCAAGCTGGATGCGCGCACGGCCCAGCTGTTCACCGAAGCCGCGTACCGCATTCACCTGCAACCGCTGGCGCTGGAGCCGTTCGCCAACCTGGCCTATGTGCACCTGGACAGTGACGCGTTCCACGAAAAAGGCGCTGCCGCAGCGCTTGAGCGTGGCAGCGATCGACGCGATGCCGTGCTCAGCACCCTCGGTCTGCGGGCGCTGAAAACCTTGCCTCTGAATGATCACCAGCAGCTTGAACTTTCCGGCTCCCTGGGCTGGCAGCACAGCCTGACGGCGGTTGATTCCGAAGAACACTTGGCGTTTGTCGCCGGCGGGCCGTCATTTGCCGTGCGCAGTTCGCCGTTGCTGCGCGATGCCGCACTGGTCGGTGTGCAGGCCAGCCTCGCGCTGAGCAAGGCCACACGGGTCAACCTGGATTACCACGGCCAGTTGGGTGGCCGCGAGAAAACCCAGGGCGTGGGGCTGAGCCTGAACTGGCAGTTCTAG
- a CDS encoding autotransporter outer membrane beta-barrel domain-containing protein, translated as MKKRKSGLITATHTGPGYPLKALSCVPYGALLCCLASLGTAQAAPYVETGKLGDAASWRSNEFKADWGLGAIHSDTAYAAGYTGKGVKLGIFDQPVYAQHPEFASPGKVVTIVTEGIRQYTDPYIPVKAGDAFRYDGTPSQDSNGKLGNHGTHVGGIAAGNRDGGPMHGVAFNAQILSAENGDPGPEDGIILGNDGAVYKAGWDGLVASGARIINNSWGIGIGDQYAKGGRDPAFPNFTVNEAQAQFNNIRPILGTLAGGAYQGAIDAARSGVLTIFAAGNDYNRNNPDAMSGLAYFVPEIAPNWLSVAALQQNPDTTSPNPYVISTFSSRCGYAASFCVSAPGTKIFSSIINGTTLANLTTDWANKNGTSMAAPHVAGAAAVLMERFPYMSGEQISTVLKTTATDLGAPGIDALYGWGMINLGKAVNGPAMFITAEDIPAEFRIDGAYGSGQFVADLPGIGAVVDAGKPTQRLCTDVHCGLDVWSNNISGHGGLTKQGIGTLVLTGANTYSGPTLVNQGVLAINGSVTSDVTVGQRGVLGGSGRIGSLSAKSGGTVAPGNSIGTLNVAGNVTFDPGSTYAVELSPTSSDRIVAGGTATLNGGTVTLALENSPTLLTNAQAGSLIGRQYNILQAAGGVTGSFGAVVPNYLFVGGTLNYAATGVQLDVARTNSFASVAVTPNQRAVAAAADQLGAGNAVYESLLLAPTAASAQGAFQQLSGEIYPALQSALINDSRYVREAVGERLRHGEMGASSQTLDSRGNVWVKALGAWGKTDSRSDTAGYTTSLGGMLAGVDGALDEATRIGLVAGYSDTSLNMGNDTHSRASVDSYHFGAYAGHEIGAWRLSGGATYSWHRADVKRDLQYGAVAGKQTVKVDASSTQVFGEAAYRVNLQPLALEPFANLAYVHLDTDGFTEKGDAAALKGRDDSRDGVLSTLGMRALKTFNVNDHQQLEVSGTLGWQHNLSSTDSEQHLAFASGGPAFAVESAPMVRDAALVGARVSLALSKDARVNFDYNGLLASKEKVHGVGLSLDWAF; from the coding sequence GTGAAAAAACGCAAGTCAGGGTTAATTACCGCCACTCACACCGGCCCGGGCTACCCGCTCAAGGCCTTGAGCTGCGTGCCATACGGCGCGTTGCTGTGCTGCCTGGCAAGCCTGGGGACCGCCCAGGCCGCACCCTATGTGGAAACGGGTAAGTTGGGCGACGCCGCGAGCTGGCGCAGCAATGAGTTCAAGGCCGACTGGGGGCTGGGCGCCATCCATTCAGACACCGCGTATGCCGCCGGCTACACCGGCAAGGGCGTCAAGCTGGGGATCTTCGACCAGCCGGTGTACGCCCAGCACCCGGAATTCGCCAGCCCCGGCAAAGTGGTGACGATTGTCACCGAAGGCATCCGCCAATACACCGACCCGTATATTCCGGTGAAGGCGGGCGATGCGTTCCGTTATGACGGCACGCCGTCCCAGGACTCCAACGGCAAGCTGGGTAACCACGGCACCCACGTCGGCGGCATTGCCGCCGGTAACCGTGACGGCGGGCCAATGCATGGCGTGGCGTTCAATGCGCAAATTCTCAGCGCCGAAAACGGCGACCCGGGGCCGGAAGACGGGATCATCCTCGGCAACGACGGCGCGGTGTACAAGGCCGGCTGGGATGGCCTGGTCGCCAGCGGCGCACGGATCATCAACAACAGCTGGGGCATCGGCATTGGCGATCAATACGCCAAGGGCGGCCGCGATCCGGCGTTCCCGAATTTCACGGTCAATGAAGCGCAGGCGCAGTTCAATAACATCCGGCCGATCCTCGGCACGCTGGCCGGTGGTGCTTATCAAGGCGCCATCGATGCGGCCCGCAGCGGCGTGCTGACTATCTTTGCCGCCGGTAACGACTACAACCGCAACAACCCGGATGCAATGTCGGGCCTGGCGTACTTTGTGCCGGAGATTGCCCCGAACTGGCTGTCGGTCGCGGCCTTGCAACAAAACCCGGATACCACCAGCCCCAACCCGTACGTGATCAGCACCTTCTCGTCGCGCTGCGGGTATGCGGCGAGTTTCTGTGTGTCGGCGCCGGGCACGAAGATTTTCAGTTCGATCATCAACGGCACCACCCTTGCCAACCTCACCACCGACTGGGCCAACAAAAACGGCACCTCCATGGCCGCGCCCCATGTGGCGGGCGCTGCGGCGGTGCTGATGGAGCGCTTCCCGTACATGAGCGGCGAGCAGATCTCCACCGTGCTCAAAACCACCGCCACCGACCTCGGCGCGCCGGGCATCGACGCGCTGTACGGCTGGGGCATGATCAACCTGGGCAAGGCGGTTAACGGGCCAGCGATGTTTATTACCGCCGAAGATATCCCGGCTGAGTTCCGTATCGACGGGGCGTATGGCAGCGGGCAGTTTGTCGCGGATTTGCCAGGGATCGGCGCCGTGGTGGATGCCGGCAAACCGACCCAACGCCTGTGCACGGACGTGCATTGCGGGTTGGACGTGTGGAGCAACAATATTTCAGGCCATGGCGGCCTGACCAAGCAGGGCATCGGCACCCTGGTGCTGACCGGCGCTAACACCTACAGCGGCCCGACCCTGGTCAATCAAGGCGTGCTGGCGATCAACGGCTCGGTCACCTCCGACGTGACCGTCGGCCAGCGCGGTGTGCTCGGCGGCTCCGGGCGCATTGGCTCGCTGAGCGCGAAAAGCGGCGGCACCGTGGCACCGGGCAATTCCATTGGCACGCTGAATGTGGCCGGGAATGTCACCTTTGACCCAGGGTCGACCTACGCGGTGGAGTTGTCGCCGACCAGCAGCGACCGGATCGTCGCCGGGGGGACCGCCACGCTCAATGGCGGCACCGTGACCCTGGCCCTGGAAAACAGCCCGACGCTGCTGACCAATGCGCAGGCTGGCAGCCTGATCGGTCGCCAGTACAACATCCTGCAAGCCGCCGGTGGCGTCACCGGCAGTTTCGGTGCAGTAGTGCCGAACTACCTGTTTGTCGGTGGCACCTTGAACTACGCCGCCACTGGCGTGCAACTCGACGTGGCGCGCACCAACAGCTTCGCCAGTGTGGCTGTGACGCCCAACCAGCGTGCTGTGGCGGCCGCAGCTGACCAATTGGGCGCGGGCAATGCGGTGTATGAAAGCCTGTTGCTGGCGCCGACTGCAGCCTCGGCGCAAGGTGCGTTCCAACAGCTCTCCGGCGAAATCTACCCGGCGCTGCAAAGTGCGTTGATCAATGACAGCCGGTACGTGCGTGAAGCCGTGGGCGAGCGCCTGCGCCATGGCGAGATGGGCGCCAGCAGCCAGACCCTCGATAGCCGTGGCAACGTGTGGGTCAAGGCGTTGGGCGCGTGGGGCAAGACTGACAGCCGCAGCGACACGGCAGGCTACACCACGTCACTGGGCGGCATGCTTGCCGGTGTGGATGGCGCGCTGGATGAAGCGACCCGCATCGGCCTGGTCGCCGGCTACAGTGACACTTCGTTGAACATGGGCAACGACACCCATTCACGGGCGTCGGTCGACAGCTACCACTTCGGCGCATACGCCGGGCATGAAATCGGTGCCTGGCGTCTGAGCGGTGGTGCGACCTACAGCTGGCATCGCGCCGACGTGAAGCGCGACCTGCAATACGGCGCCGTCGCCGGCAAGCAAACCGTCAAAGTGGACGCGAGCAGCACCCAGGTGTTCGGCGAGGCGGCGTACCGCGTCAACCTGCAACCGTTGGCCCTGGAGCCGTTCGCCAACCTGGCTTACGTGCACCTGGACACCGACGGTTTCACCGAGAAGGGTGATGCCGCTGCGCTGAAAGGTCGCGACGACAGCCGCGATGGGGTGTTGAGCACCTTGGGCATGCGTGCGTTGAAGACCTTCAACGTCAATGACCACCAGCAACTCGAGGTGTCCGGCACGCTGGGCTGGCAGCACAACCTGAGCAGCACCGATTCCGAACAGCACCTGGCGTTTGCTTCGGGCGGTCCGGCGTTTGCGGTGGAAAGTGCACCGATGGTGCGTGATGCGGCATTGGTGGGCGCGCGGGTCAGCCTGGCGTTGAGCAAGGACGCGCGGGTGAACTTTGATTACAACGGCCTGCTGGCCAGCAAGGAAAAAGTCCACGGGGTGGGGTTGAGCCTCGACTGGGCGTTCTAA